A single Rhodoligotrophos defluvii DNA region contains:
- a CDS encoding DMT family transporter codes for MQEPAAASSEDHHPGRLPTAVLARIVLVMLLWALCFPLISIGLSMVSPFYFAAARAFVAGGGLLVLAMTLRRPLPSGCRTWALLVGIGITATSLGFFGMFLASQFVSPGFATVIANTQPLIAAVLASLLLGEHLRWRSRVGLLLGFAGIVLMTLPRLLADGGNAYSLGTAYIALAAIGVAVGNILMKRMADRVDPLMAMGWQLVFGGVPLLVAATVLEPLPSALWAPQFLIVLAVLGLLGTALAFYLWFSILQRSSLSRANAFSFLTPVFGVAIGMGFFDEGVSLVEFAGIGLVLLGMQQVTRG; via the coding sequence ATGCAGGAGCCCGCCGCCGCGTCCAGCGAGGACCACCACCCCGGCAGGCTGCCGACAGCCGTGCTCGCGCGCATCGTCCTGGTGATGCTGCTTTGGGCACTGTGCTTTCCACTCATTTCGATCGGCCTTTCGATGGTCTCCCCGTTCTACTTCGCCGCGGCAAGGGCGTTCGTGGCCGGCGGCGGTTTGCTCGTCCTGGCGATGACACTGCGGCGACCGCTCCCAAGTGGATGTCGCACCTGGGCGCTCCTTGTCGGCATCGGCATCACGGCAACCAGTCTGGGCTTTTTCGGCATGTTCCTCGCAAGCCAGTTCGTGTCCCCGGGCTTCGCAACGGTGATCGCGAACACCCAACCCCTCATAGCCGCCGTGCTCGCTTCATTGCTGCTTGGGGAGCATCTGCGGTGGCGCAGCAGAGTGGGGCTTCTTCTCGGCTTCGCCGGCATTGTGCTGATGACGCTGCCTCGGCTTCTGGCGGATGGCGGAAACGCGTACTCGCTCGGCACCGCCTATATCGCGCTTGCCGCAATCGGGGTCGCCGTCGGCAACATCCTGATGAAGCGCATGGCGGATCGCGTCGACCCACTCATGGCCATGGGCTGGCAGCTGGTGTTCGGCGGCGTTCCGTTGCTGGTCGCCGCGACAGTCCTGGAGCCGCTTCCATCAGCCTTGTGGGCGCCGCAGTTCTTGATCGTTCTGGCCGTTCTCGGGCTGCTCGGGACCGCTCTGGCCTTCTACCTGTGGTTCTCCATCCTGCAGAGGAGCAGCTTGAGCCGCGCGAATGCGTTCAGCTTTCTGACACCGGTATTTGGCGTTGCCATCGGCATGGGATTTTTCGACGAAGGTGTGAGCCTGGTCGAGTTTGCCGGGATCGGCTTGGTCCTGCTCGGAATGCAACAAGTGACGAGGGGTTGA